The proteins below come from a single Yamadazyma tenuis chromosome 5, complete sequence genomic window:
- a CDS encoding acyl-CoA thioesterase II (COG:I; EggNog:ENOG503NXST), which translates to MYKSRQYEVVKRSEELVYGRRPLQSIDQKVTKLVFGGELIAQSIMAAWETLEDGWTPNSFHSYFMRPASTETVIRYEISSNSDGHNYKNRLVHCYQEKGDKLCFIAMISFAQKNDMKKRQLDFQNSPNPNVKNVPFDFQFSPNEYFYKYKDRMEELMVFNHTNDHISAMIPPEIFEDAGDAENQLEVGERRLGFFTRVNVDGVQPVHKKWNYVDFAFVSDATTLVLFYRCLGTAFSMKYFWYTYATMDHNIYFHDDDFNITDWLFVDFRFVRLSNGRVLFLSFYFNRDGKLVASITQEAQVQIPQKVADKATSGSYKL; encoded by the coding sequence ATGTACAAATCTAGACAGTATGAAGTGGTCAAGAGAAGTGAAGAGCTTGTCTACGGGCGTAGACCCCTCCAATCAATTGACCAGAAGGTCACCAAGCTTGTGTTTGGAGGAGAACTTATTGCCCAGAGTATTATGGCTGCCTGGGAAACCCTCGAAGATGGTTGGACTCCCAATTCATTCCATTCATACTTCATGAGGCCAGCATCCACCGAGACTGTGATCCGGTACGAGATTTCTAGTAATAGCGATGGCCACAATTACAAGAACCGGTTGGTGCACTGCTATCAGGAAAAGGGCGATAAGCTTTGCTTTATAGCGATGATCTCGTTTGCTCAGAAGAACGACATGAAAAAACGTCAATTAGACTTCCAAAATAGCCCTAACCCCAACGTGAAGAATGTTCCATTCGACTTCCAGTTCTCTCCCAACGAGTACTTCTACAAGTATAAAGATCGGatggaagagttgatgGTGTTCAACCATACCAACGACCATATTCTGGCGATGATTCCGCCGGAAATCTTCGAGGATGCGGGGGACGCAGAAAACCAGTTGGAGGTGGGTGAGAGGCGATTAGGCTTCTTTACTCGGGTGAATGTCGATGGGGTGCAGCCAGTCCATAAAAAGTGGAACTATGTGGACTTTGCGTTTGTGTCCGATGCCACCACGCTTGTGCTCTTTTATCGGTGCTTGGGTACGGCTTTCAGCATGAAGTATTTCTGGTACACGTATGCCACCATGGATCATAACATCTACTTTCATGACGACGATTTTAATATCACCGACTGgttgtttgtggacttTCGGTTTGTGAGGTTGAGCAACGGCCGAGTGTTGTTTCTCTCGTTTTATTTCAATAGAGATGGAAAGTTGGTGGCTTCCATAACGCAGGAAGCGCAGGTGCAGATTCCTCAGAAAGTGGCTGATAAGGCGACTCTGGGATCGTACAAGTTATAG
- the UTP6 gene encoding U3 snoRNP protein (COG:S; EggNog:ENOG503NYHC) — protein sequence MAEKVRYYLEQAVPELEDLQKKGLFEKHEITMIMRRRTDFEHRIQGRGSTTRDFIKYSEFERNLEKLRKKRYTRLGKAGLVDTKPSISDWAGVRRILFVYQRGTYKYPKNLELWAQYLDFAKKNGAIKVVYKIYSRLLQLQPRNVDAWLSSAKYEFEINNNAKGSRVLFQRALRLNPESSELWLNYFQFELTYVSKLLTRRKVLGLLTEGQQREQMEKEVKEYHDKLNQDNALNGDGQDDNEIALPTEELRDELNTLPEADMNMLGNPETNPALKGDVALAIFDASLPELIKPKLFKRVEKLFVLINRFLDIIDKFDDLNQDYLYLHVLSMLQSEYPHELNTALIDITLPIRTVSRNEPDFAANLQLSVNKFMAYKLKTEGLEKSELVKAYVNYLEKFVEGDDGLMRAIIKKCRD from the coding sequence ATGGCAGAAAAAGTTAGATACTACCTCGAACAGGCCGTTCCCGAGCTCGAGGACCTTCAGAAGAAAGGTCTCTTTGAGAAGCATGAGATCACCATGATCATGAGACGCAGAACCGATTTCGAACACAGAATTCAGGGCAGAGGGTCCACCACCAgagatttcatcaagtacTCTGAGTTCGAAAGAAACCTCGAAAAACTTCGTAAAAAGAGATACACCAGGCTTGGTAAAGCTGGGCTTGTGGATACAAAACCCAGTATCTCCGATTGGGCGGGCGTAAGAAGAATCCTCTTTGTGTATCAGAGAGGAACCTACAAGTATCCTAAGAATCTCGAATTATGGGCACAATACTTGGACTTTGCAAAGAAAAATGGAGCCATCAAGGTTGTATATAAGATATACTCAAGGCTTCTTCAGTTACAGCCCCGTAACGTCGACGCATGGCTTTCGTCGGCAAAAtatgaatttgaaatcaacaataaTGCCAAGGGTTCCCGAGTTCTCTTCCAAAGAGCCTTGAGATTAAATCCCGAATCATCTGAGTTGTGGTTGAACTACTTCCAGTTCGAATTGACATACGTCTCCAAACTTTTGACGAGAAGAAAGGTATTGGGACTTCTCACCGAAGGACAGCAGCGGGAACAAATGGAAAAAGAAGTAAAAGAATACCACGACAAATTGAACCAAGATAACGCATTGAACGGAGACGGACAGGATGATAACGAAATTGCTCTTCCTACCGAAGAATTGCGAGATGAATTGAACACTTTACCGGAGGCTGATATGAACATGTTAGGAAACCCTGAAACCAACCCAGCATTAAAAGGAGATGTTGCCTTGGCCATTTTTGACGCTAGTTTACCagaattgatcaaaccaaagttgttcaagagaGTAGAAAAGTTGTTTGTGCTCATTAACCGgtttcttgatatcattgacAAATTCGACGATTTGAACCAAGACTACCTTTACCTTCATGTTTTGTCGATGTTGCAGTCAGAATACCCCCACGAGTTGAATACGGCTCTCATAGACATAACTTTACCCATCAGAACCGTGTCCAGAAATGAGCCCGAttttgctgcaaatttgcaactttcGGTGAACAAATTCATGGCCTACAAATTGAAGACCGAAGGACTAGAAAAATCCGAGTTGGTCAAAGCGTATGTCAACtatttggaaaagtttgTGGAAGGTGACGATGGGTTGATGAGAGCAATTATCAAAAAGTGCAGAGATTAG
- the ADA2 gene encoding Transcriptional adapter ada2 (EggNog:ENOG503NTWG; COG:K), translating to MDKGRLFHCDVCSTDCTNRLRIKCAICTDYDLCVPCFASGNATNDHKPWHDYMIVEQNTYPIFEKGWGADEELLLIHGCETFGLGNWADIADHIGNRSKEEVGEHYNKIYLESKDYPLPEMDKNFDVSPLEFLSQRKKRLEQRKNMPLPPPKQKSVASVPLCHEIQGYMPGRLEFDHEVENDAEVSVKDMIFDPDDTAQDIELKLTVLSIYNSRLTTRAERKRVLLLNNLLNYRKNIANDKRKSKEEKELQRSINAFIKICTPKDFESFSNDILTELKCRIRIQQLQSWRRNGITLLEDGNKFEKDKLIRSAHYQRMGNGSNIARHSNTSSGRNFSPQPADYKPKIGNVRAPLDISHAADFELLSSEEKQLCSTLRILPKPYLAIKNQLMKEAIKNNGILKKKDARQSLKIDVNKASKIYEFFVQMAMFNYLWILMLPLVAAQFYPLTKNGEIPLALEPYQEGQNIYMDCISRQIDTGEHKQDSQDRILYVPFPPCKETGLPLMFKYNVNEDLNCTISFTDELYHLFQLYIHEDVPFNCRVPLSTEQNYLEKGGAYIPLNFNFRGEIHDSHLDIDESMNVIFVKPRKNELNTLISSIAFSSSTNATRIVIGEDLTLKLAVRWFDNLNAMDSVTLNYRERNGLPFVDGFYSFPVNILPITYTAFLGYMTLVAMVSGMITLAFAYNIISIKFAKNKYLAIDHEAGVAKRD from the exons ATGGATAAAGGACGACTCTTCCACTGCGACGTGTGTTCAACTGATTGCACCAATCGTCTCAGAATCAAATGTGCTATCTGTACTGACTATGACTTATGTGTTCCTTGTTTTGCTTCTGGAAACGCCACCAACGACCACAAACCATGGCATGACTATATGATTGTGGAGCAGAATACGTATCCgatttttgaaaaaggATGGGGTGCTGACGAAGAACTTCTTTTGATACATGGATGTGAGACATTTGGTCTTGGAAATTGGGCTGATATAGCCGACCACATTGGTAACAGGTCCAAGGAAGAAGTGGGTGAGCATTATAACAAAATATACCTTGAAAGCAAGGACTATCCTCTTCCTGAAATGGATAAAAATTTTGATGTGTCACCATTGGAATTCCTTAGTCAAAGGAAAAAGAGACTCGAACAGAGGAAGAACATGCCCTTACCTCCTCCCAAGCAGAAATCGGTGGCCTCGGTGCCTCTTTGTCATGAGATCCAAGGTTATATGCCTGGGAGGTTGGAATTTGATCATGAGGTTGAAAATGATGCTGAAGTGTCGGTTAAAGACATGATATTCGATCCTGATGACACGGCTCAGGACATcgaattgaagttgaccGTGCTCTCGATCTACAATTCTAGGCTCACTACTAGAGCCGAGCGCAAACGGGTACTTCTCCTCAACAACCTTCTTAACTATAGAAAGAATATTGCCAATGATAAACGGAAATcgaaagaagaaaaagagcTCCAAAGGAGCATCAACGCGTTCATCAAGATATGCACGCCCAAAGACTTTGAGAGCTTCTCGAATGATATTTTGACTGAGTTGAAGTGCCGGATCCGGATCCAGCAGTTGCagagttggagaagaaatggTATCACGCTCCTCGAAGACGGaaacaagtttgaaaaagataAACTCATCCGCAGTGCCCACTACCAAAGAATGGGAAACGGGTCCAATATCGCTCGGCATTCCAATACCAGCAGTGGGAGAAATTTTTCACCCCAGCCAGCTGACTACAAGCCCAAAATTGGTAACGTCAGAGCACCTTTGGATATCAGCCACGCTGCCGACTTTGAATTGTTATCCAGCGAAGAGAAGCAGTTATGTTCTACGCTTCGGATACTACCCAAGCCATATTTGGCCATTAagaaccagttgatgaaggaagCCATCAAAAATAACgggatcttgaaaaagaaaGATGCCAGACAAAGCTTGAAAATCGACGTCAATAAGGCATCCAAAATCTACGAATTCTTTGTGCAGATGG CCATGTTCAATTATTTGTGGATTCTAATGTTGCCGTTGGTGGCCGCACAGTTCTATCCGTTAACCAAGAATGGTGAGATTCCTTTGGCCCTTGAGCCATACCAAGAAGGTCAAAACATTTACATGGATTGCATTTCCCGACAAATAGATACGGGAGAACACAAGCAGGATTCGCAAGACAGAATTTTATATGTACCATTCCCGCCATGTAAGGAGACAGGCCTCCCGCTTATGTTCAAATATAATGTCAATGAAGACCTCAACTGCACCATCTCGTTCACGGACGAGTTGTATCACTTGTTCCAACTTTATATCCATGAAGACGTTCCTTTCAACTGCAGGGTTCCATTGAGTACCGAACAGAATTATTTGGAGAAAGGAGGAGCGTATATTCcgttgaacttcaacttcaggGGTGAAATCCACGATAGCCATTTGGACATCGACGAATCGATGAACGTGATATTCGTCAAGCCCAGAAAAAATGAACTTAACACGTTGATCAGTTCCATCGCTTTTAGTTCTAGCACCAATGCCACCAGAATTGTCATTGGGGAAgatttgactttgaagttggctgTCAGATGGTTTGACAATCTCAACGCCATGGACTCTGTCACCTTGAACTATAGAGAACGCAATGGGCTtccatttgtggatgggTTTTATAGCTTTCCGGTAAATATCTTGCCCATCACCTACACTGCATTCTTAGGGTACATGACTTTGGTGGCAATGGTATCGGGGATGATCACGTTGGCATTTGCCTACAATATTATCAGCATCAAGTttgccaaaaacaagtatTTGGCCATTGACCATGAAGCTGGGGTCGCTAAAAGAGACTGA
- the RPS17B gene encoding 40S ribosomal protein eS17 (COG:J; EggNog:ENOG503P2RM), with the protein MARVRTKTVKRASKVLIERFYPKLTLDFDTNKRLADEIAVIQSKRLRNKIAGYTTHLMRRIQKGPVRGISFKLQEEERERKDQYVPEVSALDLSHTNGQLEVDSETADLVKTLGFKIPIQTVAISSQRGPRRFAKRN; encoded by the exons ATG GCTCGTGTTAGAACTAAAACCGTCAAGAGAGCTTCTAAGGTGTTGATCGAAAGATTCTACCCAAAGTTGACCTTGGACTTCGATACCAACAAGAGATTGGCCGATGAAATCGCCGTTATCCAATCCAAGAGATTAAGAAACAAGATTGCTGGTTACACCACCCACTTGATGAGAAGAATTCAAAAGGGACCAGTTAGAGGtatttctttcaagttgcaagaagaagaaagagaaagaaaagatcAATACGTCCCAGAAGTTTCTGCTTTGGACTTGTCACACACCAACGGACAGTTGGAAGTTGACTCTGAAACCGCCGACTTGGTCAAGACCTTGGGTTTCAAGATTCCAATCCAAACTGTTGCCATTTCTTCTCAAAGAGGTCCAAGAAGATTTGCTAAGAGAAACTAA
- a CDS encoding uncharacterized protein (COG:E; EggNog:ENOG503NU73), with product MADYLNFKSVPLDANGKHTIIIVGAGIIGVCTAYFVVTHPKYNPDKYRVVIIESKRVAGGASGKAGGLLALWAFPQQIVPLSFGLHQQLSDMYGGDTEWGYRRLTTVSLEGDLTNISEADDDDDDEDDDNPGSKKPSTSSAQMESSSSNEEPPKKFSRRSDSSKKSVKTGSKLPKTLNWINSDVISSCTTLGDTDTTAQVHPYKFTNFILKKAVELSKGSLELVLGKVIDVDYNYESGSAVGVNYELTSIKELDKGRAKTINLKGEQVVMTVGPWTSKILPDCPISGLRAHSITIAPFKDQPVSPYGIFTELKTANNSYISPEIYARQDEVYVCGEGDSAVDVPETTDDVEVVTTKCDELFNEVSKFSPNLRKGRIIKRQACYLPVLEVPTSSGPLIGETNVSNLYLCSGHSCWGINNAPGSGKIMSEVLMDGKCTSAKISALDPSLYFDASVLIDQDEDEEDEDEENEDEEENEDEDEEGDGDEEDENDDDYDGDNANDTRA from the coding sequence ATGGCAGACTatttgaacttcaaatcaGTGCCACTAGATGCCAATGGCAAACACACCATTATCATTGTGGGGGCCGGCATCATAGGTGTTTGTACCGCCTATTTTGTCGTGACCCATCCCAAGTACAATCCTGACAAATACAGAGTTGTTATCATCGAAAGCAAGCGGGTGGCCGGTGGCGCCAGCGGTAAGGCCGGGGGCCTATTGGCACTCTGGGCATTCCCCCAGCAGATAGTACCCTTGAGCTTTGGCTTACACCAACAATTATCTGATATGTACGGCGGTGATACCGAATGGGGGTATCGCCGTTTGACGACCGTGAGCTTGGAAGGCGACTTAACCAACATCAGCGAagctgatgatgacgatgacgacgaagatgacgacAACCCGGGGTCTAAAAAACCGTCCACCTCATCGGCCCAAATGGAGCTGAGCTCTTCCAACGAAGAACcacccaagaagttcagTCGAAGAAGTGACAGCTCCAAGAAATCGGTCAAGACCGGTAGCAAGTTGCCCAAGACATTGAACTGGATCAACTCGGACGTGATCTCCAGCTGCACAACTCTTGGTGATACCGACACCACCGCGCAAGTACATCCTTATAAGTTCACCAACTTTATATTAAAAAAGGCGGTGGAGTTGAGCAAAGGCTCCCTagagttggtgttggggAAGGTCATCGATGTGGACTATAACTATGAAAGCGGCTCGGCCGTGGGGGTCAACTATGAGCTTACCTCcatcaaagagttggataaAGGCCGGGCCAAGACCATCAACCTCAAGGGAGAACAGGTGGTGATGACGGTGGGGCCATGGACATCAAAAATCCTTCCTGACTGTCCCATCAGCGGGCTTCGGGCACattccatcaccattgcCCCGTTTAAAGACCAGCCGGTCAGTCCCTACGGGATCTTTACGGAGTTGAAGACCGCCAATAACAGCTATATCTCGCCCGAGATCTACGCCCGTCAGGACGAGGTGTACGTGTGTGGAGAGGGTGACTCGGCTGTGGACGTGCCGGAAACCACCGACGATGTGGAAGTGGTAACCACCAAATGTGACGAACTTTTCAACGAAGTGTCCAAGTTTTCTCCCAACTTACGAAAGGgaagaatcatcaaaagACAAGCATGTTACTTACCAGTTTTGGAGGTACCCACGTCCTCCGGGCCGCTAATTGGGGAGACAAACGTCTCCAATCTATACTTGTGCTCGGGACACTCGTGCTGGGGTATCAACAATGCTCCTGGTTCCGGTAAGATCATGAGTGAGGTTTTGATGGACGGTAAGTGCACGAGTGCCAAGATCAGTGCATTGGATCCGTCGTTATACTTTGATGCCAGTGTGCTCATTGATcaggatgaagatgaggaggatgaagatgaggagaatgaagatgaggaggagaatgaagatgaagacgaagaaggCGATGGAGATGAGGAGGACGAAAACGATGACGATTATGATGGTGATAACGCGAATGACACCAGAGCTTAG
- the ESC2 gene encoding Protein esc2 (EggNog:ENOG503NZYA; COG:K) — MNLLTVFVFVHLARCFDVVPLLVASHRLVPGLKNELAATNTGHRHNGAEVTNMLKKLVTQCSSDEYIILDIPGVNYRDLNDAAASNWPFLTRYLSMSSTVVGLSFVNDYIDLDYLQQYISTTCEAEVMVANVEDDNSINYIDAKPRVINIRFDELPTDEDERRARIVANDDFIRRIIRKLPSPHYTIVLTSSKRSQIHPVPPVAMDENPSMFGLFNTITNSPHRQAEVEFNDMYKSVEPVWYQDRNTNHRYLENRKKDVVQFLDYELWTKNEQLVMTLLVMMVTVGMIRVKQLFGWVFGKQKSEHSDMKAKALEPTGTEPTGTEPTGTEPTGTETAGTETGIEITETQTQPTQTTQTGAGAVTPSPIELSSDSPVYHDADEDFTATVAVPASHRRTRQSTRSSPPPKPNPSPPSVALRHSANPDDFARIMESVRQLRTESQLTYEFSPHDEENRPYLLNVIPKVHTTTPNSFATKGNKSFKLILQSILLHYKRIGQFPKNARVVDYTLFWIHGRRELKHFFRPSTLRIYPPPEDSLVYVNGIGYTALDCLLISRSMAANALDTFDELKTKYETLIGLNETYELGEADGNDSVDIISVGDTDDEDERQQGVGGSSFTIFLKGKDNKRMPVSVTAATPTINLLKYYFEKSGVSEVTDLESGILVFDDEPMDLSDVVGHTELEEDFEVEVHFKS; from the exons ATGAACCTCCTAACAgtttttgtgtttgtacACCTAGCACGGTGCTTCGATGTGGTGCCTCTTCTCGTGGCATCCCATAGGCTCGTGCCAGGCCTCAAGAACGAGCTTGCAGCCACCAACACGGGCCACCGCCACAACGGGGCCGAGGTCACAAACATGCTCAAGAAGCTTGTGACCCAGTGCAGCTCCGACGAATACATCATTTTGGACATCCCCGGTGTCAACTACCGCGACTTGAACGACGCCGCCGCCAGCAACTGGCCGTTCCTCACGCGGTACCTCAGCATGTCGTCGACGGTGGTGGGACTTCTGTTTGTAAACGATTACATTGATTTGGACTACCTCCAACAGTacatctccaccacctgCGAAGCCGAGGTGATGGTCGCCAACGTGGAGGACGATAATAGCATCAACTACATCGACGCCAAACCGCGGGTGATTAATATCCGGTTCGACGAGTTGCCCACTGATGAGGATGAACGTCGGGCTCGAATTGTTGCCAACGATGATTTTATACGTCGAATCATCAGAAAACTCCCGTCGCCCCACTACACGATTGTGCTCACGTCGAGCAAGCGGCTGCAAATCCATCCGGTCCCGCCGGTGGCGATGGACGAGAATCCGCTGATGTTTGGGTTGTTTaataccatcaccaacagtCCGCACCGCCAGGCCGAGGTGGAATTTAATGATATGTATAAGTCGGTGGAGCCCGTGTGGTACCAGGACCGTAACACGAACCACCGGTACCTTGAGAACCGGAAGAAGGATGTGGTGCAGTTTTTAGACTACGAGTTATGGACGAAAAATGagcagttggtgatgacgttgttggtgatgatggtgacAGTGGGGATGATTCGGGTGAAGCAGTTGTTTGGGTGGGTGTTTGGGAAGCAGAAGTCGGA GCACAGCGACATGAAAGCCAAAGCACTTGAACCTACGGGTACCGAACCTACGGGTACCGAACCTACGGGTACCGAACCTACGGGTACCGAAACTGCGGGTACCGAAACAGGTATCGAAATCACagaaacacaaacacaaccCACCCAAACCACCCAAACAGGTGCCGGGGCTGTCACACCGCTGCCAATAGAACTCAGCTCCGACTCTCCAGTATACCACGACGCCGACGAAGACTTCACCGCCACCGTCGCCGTCCCTGCCTCCCACCGCCGAACGCGACAGTCCACTCGCTCTTCCCCCCCACCGAAACCCAACCCAAGCCCACCCTCCGTGGCCCTCCGCCACTCCGCCAACCCCGACGACTTCGCCAGAATCATGGAATCGGTCCGCCAGCTCCGCACCGAGTCCCAGCTCACCTACGAATTCTCGCCCCACGACGAGGAAAATCGACCCTACCTCCTCAACGTGATCCCCAAAGTCcacaccaccacccccaaCTCATTTGCCACCAAAGGAAATAAACTGTTCAAGCTCATCCTCCAGAGCATCCTTTTGCACTACAAAAGAATCGGCCAGTTCCCCAAAAACGCCCGGGTAGTCGACTATACGCTCTTTTGGATCCATGGCCGACGAGAACTTAAGCACTTTTTTCGCCCGTCCACCCTCCGCATCTACCCTCCGCCAGAAGACCTGCTCGTGTATGTCAACGGCATCGGTTACACCGCTCTTGACTGTCTTTTGATCTCGCGGCtgatggctgcaaatgcCTTGGATACTTTCGACGAGCTCAAGACCAAATACGAGACCCTCATTGGACTTAACGAGACCTATGAATTGGGTGAGGCTGACGGTAATGACAGTGTGGATATCATCAGTGTGGGTGACACCGATGACGAGGACGAGCGTCAACAAGGAGTTGGTGGGTCTTCATTCACGATTTTTCTCAAGGGTAAAGATAATAAGCGAATGCCAGTGCTGGTAACAGCAGCCACTCCCACCATCAACCTCCTCAAATACTATTTTGAAAAACTGGGGGTGTCGGAGGTCACAGATCTCGAATCCGGGATACTTGTGTTTGACGACGAGCCCATGGATCTCTCAGATGTGGTGGGTCACACGGAGCTTGAGGAGgactttgaagttgaggtGCACTTCAAGAGCTAA
- a CDS encoding aspartyl aminopeptidase (COG:E; MEROPS:MER0003374; EggNog:ENOG503NWB8) — translation MTDNTQEALDFVDFVNASPTPYHVVHSVKAELAAHGFVQLLERDAWSIDTLKKSGKYFVTRNGSSLIAFTVGGQHAAGDGFAIIGAHTDSPCLRIKPISKRTTEGFIQVGVEQYGGLIAHTWFDRDLSIAGRVYVKDGHKYVPRLVKIDKPLLRIPTLAIHLNREANQKFEFNKEDKLLPIAGQTAHSCADDPELQMSPEQFQSVQSVVQRHHVGIINLVAKQLQVEVNQIEDFELLLYDTQKSVIGGLNDEFIFSPRLDNQESCFCATRGLIASTTSLEAQTGIRVISLFDHEEVGSKSAQGADSSFLPDVLHRLTVASSFYEAMSKSFVLSSDMAHGVHPNYKANYEDKNKPELNKGPVIKVNANQRYSTNSPGIVLLKRLGEDAEIPLQLFVVRNDSPCGSTIGPFLASKLGIRTLDLGNPQLSMHSIRETGGTFDIEKLVRLFRCFCERYHQLEAVIHADG, via the coding sequence ATGACCGACAACACCCAGGAAGCCCTTGACTTTGTCGACTTCGTCAACGCATCCCCCACGCCCTACCATGTCGTCCACAGCGTCAAGGCCGAGTTGGCGGCCCACGGCTTCGTCCAGCTCCTTGAACGCGATGCCTGGAGTATCGACACTCTCAAGAAATCGGGCAAGTACTTCGTCACCCGGAACGGCAGCTCACTTATCGCCTTCACCGTGGGTGGCCAGCACGCCGCTGGCGATGGTTTTGCCATTATTGGCGCTCACACGGACTCTCCGTGCTTAAGAATCAAACCTATCTCCAAGCGCACCACCGAAGGgttcatccaagttggagttgaacaGTACGGAGGCCTTATTGCGCACACTTGGTTCGACAGAGACCTCTCCATCGCAGGCCGAGTGTATGTGAAAGACGGCCACAAGTATGTGCCGCGGCTCGTGAAGATTGATAAGCCTTTGTTACGGATTCCTACTTTGGCCATCCACCTCAATCGCGAGGCCAACCAGAAGtttgaattcaacaaggaaGATAAGTTGTTACCGATTGCCGGTCAAACAGCCCACAGCTGTGCGGATGACCCAGAATTGCAGATGAGCCCCGAACAGTTCCAGTCGGTGCAATCGGTGGTACAGAGACACCATGTTGGTATAATCAatttggttgcaaaacaGTTGCAGGTGGAGGTgaaccaaattgaagactttgaattgTTGCTCTACGACACGCAGAAATCGGTTATTGGTGGCTTGAACGACGAATTTATCTTCTCGCCTCGGTTGGATAACCAGGAGCTGTGTTTCTGTGCCACCAGAGGGTTGATTGCTagtaccaccagtttggAGGCCCAGACGGGTATACGGGTGATTTCACTTTTTGACCACGAAGAGGTGGGCTCCAAGTCGGCCCAGGGTGCCGACTCGAGCTTCTTGCCCGACGTTTTGCACCGACTTACGGTGGCCAGCAGCTTCTACGAAGCGATGTCCAAGTCGTTTGTGTTATCCAGTGACATGGCACATGGCGTACATCCCAATTATAAGGCCAATTATGAGGATAAAAACAAGCCCGAGTTGAACAAGGGGCCGGTGATTAAGGTGAACGCCAACCAGCGATACTCGACCAATTCTCCTGGAattgtgttgttgaagagattAGGAGAAGATGCTGAGATCCCGCTCCAGTTGTTTGTGGTAAGAAATGACTCACCGTGTGGGTCGACCATCGGGCCATTTTTGGCGTCCAAGTTGGGGATACGTACCTTGGACTTGGGCAACCCCCAGTTGTCGATGCACTCCATTCGGGAGACAGGAGGAACCTTTGATATCGAGAAGTTGGTGCGGTTGTTTCGGTGTTTTTGCGAACGGTACCACCAGTTGGAGGCGGTTATCCACGCCGATGGCTAG